A stretch of Cicer arietinum cultivar CDC Frontier isolate Library 1 chromosome 5, Cicar.CDCFrontier_v2.0, whole genome shotgun sequence DNA encodes these proteins:
- the LOC140920440 gene encoding uncharacterized protein, whose translation MTVDKYCFMSLVKKDGGSVTFGNYYQAQIKGKETIGKKNYALITDVQYVEGLKYNLLSIRKLCDKDFEVIFNPNLGEVIKINYGEVLFSRTKKKNLYVLYLEELTNESCFMSINKEKCIWHKQTRHISMKTISKISKFERVRGLPKLNFDQNKVYEACAKGKQGKSNFHSKDFIFRNLILELFHIDLFGLIKTTSLGGMKYGFVIVDDFS comes from the coding sequence ATGACAGTTGATAAATACTGCTTCATGTCTTTGGTCAAGAAAGATGGGGGGTCTGTCACTTTCGGGAACTATTATCAAGCTCAGATTAAAGGTAAAGAAACAATTGGTAAGAAAAATTATGCTCTAATaactgatgttcaatatgtggaaggaTTGAAATATAATCTCCTAAGCATAAGAAAACTATGTGACAAAGactttgaagttattttcaatCCTAACCTAGGTGaagtcataaaaataaattacggGGAAGTTCTATTCTCtagaacaaaaaagaaaaatctgtatgttttatatcttgagGAATTAACTAATGAATCCTGCTTCATGTCCATCAataaagaaaaatgtatttggCATAAGCAGACAAGGCATATTagcatgaaaacaatttcaaaaatttcaaaattcgaaCGTGTTAGAGGATTGccaaaattgaattttgatcaAAATAAAGTATATGAAGCATGTGCTAAAGGAAAACAAGGTAAAAGcaattttcattcaaaagatttcATTTTCAGAAACCTAATTCTTGAGCTATTTCACATAGATCTTTTTGGCCTTATTAAAACAACAAGTTTAGGAGGAATGAagtatggttttgttattgttgatgacttcTCATGA